From the genome of Tenericutes bacterium MZ-XQ:
CTGTTAGAGTTTTAAAACTACTTGGTGTAGAAACATTGATCATCACAAACAGTTGTGGTGCAGTGAATAAATCTTTTAATCCAGGTGAACTTATGTTGATTACTGATCACTTAAACTTAACAGGAAATAATCCATTAATTGGAGAAAACATTGCAGAGCTTGGTCCTAGATTTCCAGATGCCTCTGAAATATATACAAAATCTTTAAGAGAGCTTGCTTTAAAAGTAGCCTTGGATCTAAATATTAAAGTCAACCAAGGTGTTTATGCCTGGTGGACTGGACCTTCATATGAGACACCAGCAGAAATAAAGATGATTAGAACTTTAGGTGCTGATGCAGTTGGTATGTCCACTGTTCCTGAAAGCTTAGTCGCATCTCACATGAACATGAAAGTTTTAGGGATTTCTTGTTTGACGAATATGGCTTCAGGAATTCTTGATCAAAAGCTAACTCATGATGAAGTCATTGAAGTTGCAGGAAAGGCAAATGCATCATTTTCAAAATTAATCATACATATTATCAAAAGTATATAGAAAACACCTTTTTCAAGGTGTTTTTTTACTTATGTGATTTGATATTTCTTAAACACAATAAAATTAAGAAACGCATATATCTTAATTACCCAATAGTATAAAACAAATAAAACAACAATGTTAAAGACTTGAACAAAACTTAGAATCCTTCCTGAGACTCTATTATTTAAATCTAGTAGTAATACAATGAAATTTGATGGATCAAATGTAATTGCATAACTAATGACTACAACATAGATTGTATAAAACAAAGTATAATACATAATCAATTTCATATCACTTTTTTTATAGTTATGAAAGGTCATTAAAAATAAACTTCCCAAAAATAAAAATAGATGGTTGATTAGTGCTGCAATCGTTAAATATACTCCATGATTGATAAATGACCCATCACCCATGAATGGAAACGCAATTAAGTATCCAAAACCTGACAAGCATGCTACAAATCCAGCTAAACCATAAAACCGTTTTATTTTAAAGACAATCACGATGGAAAATATAAAATAAGCGATTGCTGAGTATTCAATCGGTATTTTCGTTAATTCTCCTCTATAGAAATAAACCATGTATTCAACTACTTTATAGATAAGCATAATGATACTAATCAACCATAGTACTTGACGTTTCTTTCTTATATTAAGCAGCAAAAAAGAGACGATGATTAATGATATGCTTAATAACAAGCCATAAACGTTCATGAATCTACCTCCATGTGAGTTAACTATATTATAGTCTATATAATCAGTTTAAACAATAAAAAAACCTCTTAAACTAAAGAGGTTTTTTGATCTTGAACTTTTTTAATTTCAACCAAACTCATTTCAAATACTTCATCTTCTGTTTTACCAGAAGTATTTAAGATCACATATGGAATATCATACACTGAGCATTGTGCAGTTATTTTTGTCACATAATCTTTTAACAAACTCTTGAAGTAGGCTTCGTTTTTATCAAAGTTTTCGATTTCTTGTTCTCTACCTCTCGATAAAACTCGGTCTCTAAAGTTTTCCCAATCAACATCTAAAATGATATATATATCAGGTTTCTTGATTTGATTCATATATGCATGAAACACACCGTTATACATGTTCATAATCGTAGGCATTTTTTTTAGGTTGTGTTGAGCAAATAGCCAGTGTTCAACTAAATCACGATCAACGATAAAATTACCATTATATTTTTGTTGGTTCAGCCAATGATTATGAATAAAATAAATTTGAAGCAGCATCTCTACATCATTTTTTTGTTCATAAAGCCATTTTAATAATGTATTAAAGACTTCATCATCTTTTTCAAACTCTTCCATTACGGGAATGTTTAATGCTTCTCCTAATCGTTTAACCAATGTTGATTTTCCTGAGGCAATCATACCTCCAACTGATATCTTCATTCTTTTTATCCTCTTCATTTCCAACATTAAAAATAATGTTTACTATGAAAATAATATCATCTAAGATGAGTTATTGTCAATTCATATAAAAAACTTTTAAAAATATTGCTTAATATTTTTTCGATGACCTAGATTTTGAAAACTTTTCATCATATTTCTTTTTCGATTTCGTTTTTTTATACGATGATTCTTTTTTATACTTATCGTCTGAAAATGATTTTTTTCTTGTGTTTTTTGATCCCCGTCTTGATTGAGAGACTTGCTGAGTTTTAATGATTTTTAACTCGTTTTTAGTCTCATTAACCCTAATAGTCGTATGAAAGGGTTGATCTGTGATTACAGGTATTTGAATCTGATTAGTTTTTTCGATTGCTTTTAATAAATGCGCTTCATCTTGAGAACAAAATGAGATAGCTACTCCTGTTTTTTTAGCTCTACCCGTTCTCCCAATTCTATGCACATAAGTTTCTGGAGATTCAGGTAGATCATAATTGATCACATGAGATAACTCATCTACATCAATGCCACGTGCAGCGATATCAGTAGCAACTAACACTCTTAACTGTTTAGCTTTGAAGTTGTTTAAAGCTTTTTGTCTCATATTTTGTGATTTATTACCATGAATAGCATCAGCTTTAACACCATAGGAT
Proteins encoded in this window:
- a CDS encoding purine-nucleoside phosphorylase; amino-acid sequence: MDYQKMLEAKDYIEPKLKQKPCIGMILGSGLGNLVDQMTDVTEIPFSNIPYFKTTSAVGHQGVIAAGYLEGIYVIALKGRYHYYEGHTLSEVTFPVRVLKLLGVETLIITNSCGAVNKSFNPGELMLITDHLNLTGNNPLIGENIAELGPRFPDASEIYTKSLRELALKVALDLNIKVNQGVYAWWTGPSYETPAEIKMIRTLGADAVGMSTVPESLVASHMNMKVLGISCLTNMASGILDQKLTHDEVIEVAGKANASFSKLIIHIIKSI